aatgatcaCAGATAGCCACAAACCAGTGGCAACATTGTGGCTCCACAACTCATGTAAGGGgcgcctcagtcacagaaacacaaacacactgctacccacgcgatataaaccactgaaaatggaattaaaCGATATCATTACAAGGTCATGCTAATGCCAATGCTcgcagctaatgctaacgctctccgataacgctaatgctaacgctagccgttAACTGTTTGCCTTATGTTTGCCTTGCCTTTGCGCCGCAAGTGTGTTTAATGTCCAGTCTCACTCCTGTTCGTCGAAAGGCAGCTCTAGATTTtattttagcatccaggcttcttcggtgacgacgttttctcacagtactgacaaacagaggcaatACTAcaaacttggtttaaatatgttttccGACTTCCTTTCTCCGCCCTTCTCGGCGCCTTTCCCAGACGATTGTGGCCAATGAGAAGGCACGTCGTggccaatgacgacatacgtcagctaacattggcagaaaaacgTTGATTGACTGGCCGATTCTGGTCCGCCTAAACCAATGAGCATGCTCCTGaaacatatatgtatactgtagttaGCTACAGCAGCTGTGTTGCCCTTGATAGTGGGTTAAAGGGtctcaaatatactttttaCTCGATTTCTCACTGGCATCTGTGGGCGGCGGAGAAGATGATCAGTATCACCGGTAACTTCAGGTGAAGGTACTGCAGGTCCCGCTTCATCATCGCGACCAGCTCCAACTGTTCTTCTACATGATGAGGATTTGCCACACTGAGACAGTTGAAGccttgaatgaataaataaatgtgaagaCACAGATCACATAAACTATACTTACTAATACTTAGTAATGAGTTATGAAAAATCACCTACAGAGTAATATCAGTGAATCCCTAAGAGGCtaatatattaatttaaaaaatatcttcGAGAACAAAGGCTGATGAGTGGCTTATAAATAACCCAATTCCATGGGGAAAATACTGTCATAGGCAAAATTGCCctccacaaaatgtgtgtaCAATAGTCCCCCAGAAAATAAAGCATGATGTGTACcaaccatggatgtattatgagAGCTctaataatacatccatggtaCCAACGATGCTCCCTTCACACTTCTGAGTGCCCCTTCATATATACCTGCGTAGAACCGGCCTGTCTCTCAGCATGTAGAGTGACGCAAAGCAAATATGTGACAATATGTTAACTCATGAGGTCACGTTAGGTTTGCTGAAAAGTATTTACAAGAGCTACATACTAGTGATTTTGAAAGCCAAAACAACTCGTGTTTCACGGCGGGGGTTAAAAAGATATGATGTACTTTTAAAACAGGACTATAGGCGGcgatgtgtgtatttgttttataaaaaatattccGCCGGATACGCCTGTTCTCAAGCGGATGCAGAAATTTCAAGATGGAGGTCGACGGGATTGATCATGTAGGTGTATTTTCTTTCTGCCGTTTTGTTGATTTTCTCGTTGTATTATTAAAGAAACGCCGCGATTATGCGTTAAGTTGTATAGTTTCTTTAAAATCGCTGTGAGACCGAGTGTTTGTGCGACTGTGCTGTGAATATTAAAATGCCAGTCTACGTAAAGGCAGTGAATGAGTAGTATGCTGCCGGTTTGCTGTCTCATTGTAGCTAACCCGTTTGCTAGCTACAAAGCTAGCCGAGGCTCACTGTCAGTTATACGCTCAGTTAGCTTCTCTGAATGACTGGCAGTTGTATTTTGGTAACAATCTCCTCTCTTCTTACTTCGTTAACACACCACGGGGGCTTAATACAACTTGGCACAATACAACAATAGCCACCAAGCGTTATTTCATATATGTCAGGGTTTAGCTAAGACTAGCTAATGTTAACTAATGCTAGTTAGCTGATAAACTAGCTTAGTAATTTTGGAGAGTTCCTTAACATCAACTTGCACAAACTGCTTCTGTACTGCACTTTGCTGCCTTTAAAAATCCGAATTGAGTTAACAATGTAGCACTGCTAACCAGACTCGATGCGATTACATTGTCCAGAGATATTCATTGCATTTGCGTGGTTAATGTGTTTTGAAAAGACTCAACATTAGTTCTGTAATTTAGTcgatactggataagaaatcaacAGCAGTTCTGTTGATAAATTGTTCAAattgtcatttatcaagcaaataCAATGTGAGCAATTGCTGTTTTACAGTGCTGAATATTGGATATCTTTAATGTATCTGATGTTGTTGAACAAAAGATGAAATTAGATTTTCCTGAAACTAACACgggagatttttttaaacaatgtcTCTCAGTTTTAGAGACCAAATATTCATCTGAAAACAACTTTCTGTGTATTAAGTGTTAATAGTAGTAATTGGTTGCTATCCTTCTTTGCATTACTGTTAGAGCTCTCAGCTGTGTTTAAActttgatgatttttcttttgacagATGGAAATGGGTGAGAGTAAAGGTGGCTCAGGTCTCCGGCAGTATTATTTGTCTAAGATAGAAGAGTTACAggtgagaaaataataatatattcacTGGTAATATGACTCTTGCTGGTTGCCTGTGTCAATCTTGAACTGCTGTTCTCTCAACAGTtgacagtgaatgaaaagaGCCAGAATCTCAGACGTCTGCAGGCACAGAGGAATGAGCTCAATGCCAAAGGTACACTGTGGGTCATTACTGTAACATCAGTGCATTCAAATATATAATTCCTCATAGTCAAATGAAGCTGTACTGAAATTGTGCTGCTTGAAAAAAAGTCAAGTTTGGGTCTTTCTCCTTTCTTAGTGCGTCTTCTTCGTGAGGAGCTGCAGTTATTGCAGGAGCAGGGATCCTATGTAGGTGAAGTGGTCAGGGTCATGGACAAAAAGAAAGTGCTGGTTAAGGTATGCTGTGTCCTTGTTTTCCACAGATTTTTGTAGCACACCatatttcaagttttttttatgttagttgacattgtaaattaaaatgtcCCCTCACCATTTTCAGGTACATCCAGAAGGAAAATTTGTTGTAGACGTGGACAAGAACATTGATATCAATGATGTaagtattgttgttgttgtcctttTAATAATAGTTGCAAAATACTTGCATAGTTTTCCTATTGTTGTCTTCATTAGAACCAGATTCTCGGAACAGAATATTTGCAAAAAGAAACATTGTCCCTTTAACTTGTAACTTAAGCACAAGGCTGAATACCAAATCACATAGAGACATATAAATTTGTACAATCAGTTGCTAAGATTCCATGGTGCAAAACATTaatccaaaaatattttatggTGTCTTTGTCACTCATGCACCAGGTGACTCCAAACTGCCGTGTGGCTCTGCGTAACGACAGCTACACCCTGCACAAGATCCTGCCCAACAAGGTGGACCCTCTGGTGTCCCTCATGATGGTTGAGAAGGTACCAGACTCCACCTATGAAATGATTGGTGGCCTGGATAAGCAGATCAAGGAGATCAAGGAAGTTATTGAGCTGCCTGTCAAGCACCCAGAGCTCTTTGAGGCTTTGGGCATTGCACAGCCCAAGGTAGGCGACTGACAAGAGAGTTAATAGTATACAagtacacttttttttttaaacattgtaccagtttttaaagtaaagagaaatttatttttttccttgccTCCTTAATAAGGTTTAAATTAAAATAGAGAGGTGTGCTCTACAGCTGATAAGGAGACATCAGGGCAAATATAGTGCTGTCACCATCATTGCATCTTCAGATGAACGAGTGTCCTTGTTGGttgaaaacagactgaaatgacGAAGTTTCTCACAATTGACTGATTATTGCACTTCTGGTCATACAGTCTGTTGTCTCCATCTGTGTATAGTTGGTCCTGATTTCTATTTTGCCTGTTTGCAGGGTGTGCTGTTGTATGGTCCCCCAGGCACAGGCAAGACCCTGCTGGCCAGAGCCGTGGCCCACCACACTGACTGTACCTTCATCAGGGTCTCTGGCTCTGAGCTGGTCCAGAAATTCATCGGAGAGGGTGAgctcctttgtctctctcattaATACTGTAATCAATGTCACATCCATTCttaattagattttattaaaaGCATCTGGTTGTATAACCTCAATGCCCCCCTCCTACCTTGTCTCAGGTGCCCGTATGGTGCGCGAGCTCTTCGTCATGGCCAGAGAGCACGCTCCTTCCATCATCTTCATGGATGAGATCGACTCCATCGGCTCGTCTCGTCTGGAGGGCGGCTCAGGTGGCGACAGTGAGGTGCAGAGGACAATGTTAGAGCTGCTCAATCAGCTGGACGGCTTCGAGGCAACTAAGAACATCAAGGTGtcgctcacacagacacacacaatgactccgtttttttgttgtttgacaGCAGGAACTTACACATCAGAACAGTTCCCCAGTATGTTTCATTGTATACTTGCTTAAATCTTTGTTATGCATACTAAAATGTGGTTTTACATAAGGCAGCcacaatacagtatgtttctttGGTAACGCTTTACTTAAACCCCCATGTATCCTCTATAGGCTTAGACACTTAAACAGATaaggacatttttcagtttatgtCAGTGACAACTACATTAATTTGCTCTTAATTATCCAAGCATGCTAATTACTGactataaacatttttaaaatttgactAAAATGCACCTTCTATGTCCCTGCAGGTCATTATGGCCACCAACCGTATTGACATCCTGGACTCCGCTCTGCTCAGACCAGGGAGGATTGACAGGAAGATTGAGTTCCCTCCTCCAAATGAAGAGGTAGATACTTAGACAGTACATTCAAACTTAACACATGCTGCAGGAAGTATAGTTTTTGAGCTTATTTTAAATTGCCCACCATTAGGCCCGTCTGGACATCCTGAAGATCCACTCCAGGAAGATGAACCTGACACGTGGCATTAACCTGAGGAAGATCGCAGAGCTGATGCCTGGAGCCTCTGGTGCTGAGGTTAAGGTGAGAATTGGCACACTGAATGGTAGCAGCATGGTGTTTAATGAGGTAGTGCGAAATTTAATTTCCTTatggtgtgtttgtatttttaggGTGTTTGCACAGAGGCGGGTATGTACgctctgagagagaggagagttcaCGTCACCCAGGAGGACTTTGAGATGGCTGTGGCTAAGGTTAGTAGAATAACCACCTCTCCAACCTTGTATACCATGAAGTGAATCCCACAACTTATATTTTTAAACCTGGGCcatattttcccatgttttggtGGGGTAAACGATTGACAGATGAAAATCATTGGAATCTGTGGAatcagtattgagcaagaactgTGCTCTGGAATTGCAAACAAGCTGTAATGTAATCCAATAGGTAGCTGATCTTGCCGAAGTAAGTCCTTTAAAGTGCCTGTTTTGCCACCGACAGACTGAGATTGTtattgtctgacaacattatggataggatgCCTACAGATAGACCTTTATGTTAAGGAATAAAtaggtctatctctgtaggaatcctgtccataatgttgtcacacTCAGAACTATCTGAgtcaatgggaaaaaaaagcaagcactttagtggacttGCGTTGATACAGACAATTGCccactggattacattgcagcagctgtttgcagtggcCTGCTACaccattcttgctcaatactgcaccaacTTCAAAGATTTGTCTCCACACCTAAAAACATAGGAAAATAACATCCAGGTTAAAAAATATTGACATTACCCTTCAAGACTTATTCTTATAATTAACGTTTCTACCTGTACCTACCTATCTTCTTATTGAGACTGTTCTTCTTGCTCTTTACCAGGTGATGCAGAAAGACAGTGAGAAGAACATGTCGATCAAGAAGCTGTGGAAGTAAAAGGCCTTGTGTATTCTTGACGCAACCAcatatgtatatttttcttcttttgtttatgGTTTGGTTTGTAATTGTTACATAAGTCATTCTAAAGTAAATGGTTTCCCCAAATAATGCTGGATGActcagaagtgttttttttccctcaactAAATGCCTTTAAGTAGCAGTGCTAAGAGAAAAGTTCAACACGTTTCTTGTTTAATTCAGACTTTTGTCAAAGCCAAATCAGGTAACATTAACGTAAGTACAGTTTCCAGCATGAAAGATGCAGATTCATTCTTTCGTTTTACAGTTATATCCATTGGTTTAACATGTTCAATATGGCACTTCACATTATAACTGCTAAATGTAGTAGATATCTTTCAGTACTGAT
Above is a window of Lates calcarifer isolate ASB-BC8 linkage group LG23, TLL_Latcal_v3, whole genome shotgun sequence DNA encoding:
- the psmc5 gene encoding 26S proteasome regulatory subunit 8; its protein translation is MEVDGIDHMEMGESKGGSGLRQYYLSKIEELQLTVNEKSQNLRRLQAQRNELNAKVRLLREELQLLQEQGSYVGEVVRVMDKKKVLVKVHPEGKFVVDVDKNIDINDVTPNCRVALRNDSYTLHKILPNKVDPLVSLMMVEKVPDSTYEMIGGLDKQIKEIKEVIELPVKHPELFEALGIAQPKGVLLYGPPGTGKTLLARAVAHHTDCTFIRVSGSELVQKFIGEGARMVRELFVMAREHAPSIIFMDEIDSIGSSRLEGGSGGDSEVQRTMLELLNQLDGFEATKNIKVIMATNRIDILDSALLRPGRIDRKIEFPPPNEEARLDILKIHSRKMNLTRGINLRKIAELMPGASGAEVKGVCTEAGMYALRERRVHVTQEDFEMAVAKVMQKDSEKNMSIKKLWK